The genomic segment AATGGATAGGTTTTCAATATTTAGAAAACTACAAAGATACTATAAAAAAATTATTCACCTATCCCATCAAACTAAATGACAATATTAATTTTATTAAAAAAGATATACAAAGTGTGAATTCTGTATTTTTACACATAAGAAGAGGAGATTTTTTGTCTCATCCTGGAGCTGCAAAATTTCATTCAGTTTGTGGATTGGACTATTATTCTAAAGCACTTGAGATTGTAAAGTCAAAAGTTGATGAACCTTCACTTTATATTTTTTCAGATGATATAAAATGGGCAAAAGAAAATCTAAAATTTGATATAAACATGAAGTTTATGGATGGAAATAATAATTATGAAGATTTATTACTTATGTCAACTTGCAAACATTCTATTATAGCAAATAGCGGTTTTAGTTCATGGGGAGCTTGGTTAAATAAGAATAAAAACAAAGTAGTGATAGCACCAGAGAAGTGGGTTCAAGATGATTTTTTAAACAAAAAATTTTTGGAATTTCTTAAGTCAGATAATCTTATTTTCGTAGAGAATCAAAATTGAAAATTTTTTTAAATAAATTTAATTTTATTTTAGATAGAGATGATAGAAAAAAAATATATTTCATTGTATTGTTTTCATTAATAATATCTTTTATTGAAATGATAGGTATTTCAGCGGTGATGCCATTTATAGCAATCATTAGCAATAATAACTATATATACGAAAATAGTTTTTTAAAGTTTATATACGATGTGTTGAATTTTTCCAATAATATTGATTTTATTTTGTTTTTTGGCATTTGTTTAATTGGATTTTATATAATTAGAGCAATATTAACTATGGTGTATTTTTATGTGATATCAAAATTTGCAAGAGGAAAATACAATGCGATTTCTAAAGAGATATTTCAGAAAATACTAAATATGAAATATATTGATTTTACGAATGTAAAATCTTCACATTATTCAAAGAGTATTATAAATGAAGCATATAACTTTACTACAGTTATCATAGCGTTTTTAAATATTATTACAGAAGTTTTTGTGATTGTACTTATATATTCTTTGATGTTTTATGTAAATTTTGAATTAACAATGTTAATAACTTCAATTTTAGTGGTAAGTATGTTATTTTTGATAAAAGTGGTATCGAAAAAGATTAAGAAAGCAGGTGTCCAAAGAGATATATCTCAAAAATCTTTTTATGATATTATTACAAATACTTTTGGAAGCTATAAGCTTATAAAGCTTTCTATTAATAATGTGACAAATATACAAAATAGATTTACAAATTCTAGTATAAATTTTACAAATTCAAATATAGTTTCAGAAACAATATCTCAACTACCAAGGGTGTTTTTAGAATCTATTACATTTATTATGATCATTGTAATTGTACTTTTTTTAGTATTTACTTCTTATGAAAACTTGATGGATAAGGTTCCATCGTTAACTTTAATTCTTTTAGGTTTATATAGGTTAATGCCATCAGCAAATAGATTACTAACATCTTATGGACAAATTATTTATGCACATCGATCT from the Aliarcobacter cryaerophilus ATCC 43158 genome contains:
- a CDS encoding alpha-1,2-fucosyltransferase: MIIVKLIGGLTSQMHKYALGKVLALKHNVPLKLDLSWFDDKEKTDTAWPYQLEFYGIKEDIATPEEIKKLKGSDRYCTFARRVKHYLGLDIYKKTYINTSFLSVDEFNNLESEIYLEGEWIGFQYLENYKDTIKKLFTYPIKLNDNINFIKKDIQSVNSVFLHIRRGDFLSHPGAAKFHSVCGLDYYSKALEIVKSKVDEPSLYIFSDDIKWAKENLKFDINMKFMDGNNNYEDLLLMSTCKHSIIANSGFSSWGAWLNKNKNKVVIAPEKWVQDDFLNKKFLEFLKSDNLIFVENQN
- a CDS encoding ABC transporter ATP-binding protein translates to MPFIAIISNNNYIYENSFLKFIYDVLNFSNNIDFILFFGICLIGFYIIRAILTMVYFYVISKFARGKYNAISKEIFQKILNMKYIDFTNVKSSHYSKSIINEAYNFTTVIIAFLNIITEVFVIVLIYSLMFYVNFELTMLITSILVVSMLFLIKVVSKKIKKAGVQRDISQKSFYDIITNTFGSYKLIKLSINNVTNIQNRFTNSSINFTNSNIVSETISQLPRVFLESITFIMIIVIVLFLVFTSYENLMDKVPSLTLILLGLYRLMPSANRLLTSYGQIIYAHRSLDIIYEIYQCNAEQFSHQKEIDFKTNLELRNLTFGYEIEKPILKSINLSINKGEKVAFVGPSGSGKSSMVDILCGLITINKNILFVDNQEINDSNILSLRNKIGYIPQNVYLFDGTVAENICLGNKRDDEKIIDVLKKANIYDLLLTKEGLETEVGDSGVKLSGGQKQRIAIARALYMDPEILVLDEATSALDETTEQKIMDEILKVSTDKTLIMIAHRLKTIEHCDSVYELKNGSIRRKR